From Candidatus Dormiibacterota bacterium, a single genomic window includes:
- the uvrA gene encoding excinuclease ABC subunit UvrA gives MPHESIVITGAREHNLKGIDLTLPRDRLIVITGLSGSGKSSLAFDTIYAEGQRRYVESLSAYARQFLGQMEKPDVDHIEGLSPAISIDQKGTSRNPRSTVGTVTEIYDYLRLLWARIGHPHCPKCGREISKQSIEQIADQVLALPAGTRLMITAPMVQGRKGEHREVFEEARRGGYVRARVDGELRDLSDTITLDKKYKHDIEIVVDRVVIGPELSSRLNDSLEQASKLADGVILIIPVDESSGLSQMLFSQDYACVYDGISMEEPAPRNFSFNSPHGACTVCTGLGLRMEVDEEAVVPDPSLSIMGGALAGWTRGPSQRWLAEVVDAVAARYRIPVDAPWRDLNDAQRKVILHGLPKDETVRMRYVSHSGRARHFEAHYEGVIPNLQRRYRETDSDWVKQEIERLMMQRPCPACAGRRLKPEFLAVTVDGMSIADFCAQSVVAALCRLDELHLTEREALIARQILKEIRERLGFLNDVGLDYLTLDRSAQTLSGGEAQRIRLATQIGSKLMGVLYVLDEPSIGLHQSDNRKLIDTLVALRDIGNTLIVVEHDEETIRSADYVVDIGPGAGEHGGHVVAAGTLEEVLATPDSVTAQYLRGDRGVPVPHRRRGGGPGALTVRGARANNLRDIDVSFPLGTFTCVTGVSGSGKSTLVNDVLYRRLAQHLHHARERPGRHSGIDGLDAVDKVINVDQSPIGRTPRSNPATYVGVFTYIRELFAQLPEARVRGYKPGRFSFNVSGGRCEACQGDGMIKIEMHFLPDIYVTCEVCKGRRYNREALEVRFRGKSIADVLAMTVDEAAVLFENQPRIARKMHTLQDVGLGYIRLGQPATQLSGGEAQRVKLSTELSRRDTGRTVYILDEPTTGLHFADVEKLLGVLHRLVDAGNTVIVIEHNLDVIKTADRVIDLGPQGGDRGGEVIASGTPEEVAASPISATGRYLRPLLPEAPRRAAVARPRAASRRRPRGTEPAAAAV, from the coding sequence ATGCCGCACGAGTCCATCGTCATCACGGGTGCGCGGGAGCACAACCTCAAGGGTATCGACCTCACCCTGCCGCGCGACCGGCTGATCGTCATCACCGGGCTCAGCGGCAGCGGGAAGTCGAGCCTCGCCTTCGACACCATCTACGCCGAGGGACAGCGTCGCTACGTCGAGTCACTGAGCGCCTACGCGCGCCAGTTCCTCGGGCAGATGGAGAAGCCCGACGTCGATCACATCGAGGGGCTGAGCCCGGCGATCAGCATCGACCAGAAGGGAACCAGCCGCAATCCGCGCTCGACGGTGGGCACGGTCACCGAGATCTACGACTACCTGCGGCTGCTCTGGGCGCGCATCGGCCATCCCCACTGCCCGAAGTGCGGGCGCGAGATCAGCAAGCAGAGCATCGAGCAGATCGCCGACCAGGTGCTGGCGCTGCCCGCGGGCACGCGGCTGATGATCACCGCGCCGATGGTGCAGGGGCGCAAGGGCGAGCACCGCGAGGTGTTCGAGGAGGCGCGCCGGGGCGGCTACGTCCGCGCCCGCGTCGACGGAGAGCTCCGTGATCTATCCGACACCATCACCCTCGACAAGAAGTACAAGCACGACATCGAGATCGTTGTCGACCGTGTGGTGATCGGTCCCGAGCTGAGCTCGCGCCTCAACGACTCCCTGGAGCAGGCGTCGAAGCTCGCCGACGGGGTCATCCTGATCATCCCGGTGGACGAGTCGTCGGGGCTGAGCCAGATGCTCTTCAGCCAGGACTACGCGTGCGTCTACGACGGCATCTCGATGGAGGAGCCGGCGCCGCGCAACTTCTCGTTCAACAGCCCGCACGGCGCGTGCACGGTGTGCACCGGCCTCGGCCTGCGCATGGAGGTCGACGAGGAGGCGGTCGTTCCCGACCCGAGTCTCAGCATCATGGGCGGCGCGCTCGCCGGCTGGACCAGGGGGCCGTCGCAGCGCTGGCTCGCCGAGGTCGTCGACGCGGTGGCGGCCCGGTACCGGATCCCCGTCGACGCACCCTGGCGCGACCTGAACGACGCGCAGCGCAAGGTGATCCTGCACGGCCTGCCCAAGGACGAGACGGTGCGGATGCGCTACGTCTCCCACTCCGGCAGGGCGCGCCACTTCGAGGCCCACTACGAGGGCGTCATCCCCAACCTCCAGCGCCGCTACCGGGAGACCGACTCCGACTGGGTGAAGCAGGAGATCGAGCGGCTGATGATGCAGCGTCCCTGCCCGGCATGTGCGGGCAGGCGGCTCAAGCCGGAGTTCCTCGCCGTCACCGTCGACGGCATGAGCATCGCCGACTTCTGCGCGCAGAGCGTGGTCGCGGCGCTGTGCCGGCTCGACGAGCTGCACCTCACCGAGCGTGAGGCGCTGATCGCGCGTCAGATCCTCAAGGAGATCCGCGAGCGCCTCGGCTTCCTCAACGACGTCGGCCTCGACTACCTCACCCTCGACCGCTCGGCGCAGACGCTGAGCGGCGGCGAGGCGCAGCGCATCCGCCTGGCCACCCAGATCGGCAGCAAGCTGATGGGGGTGCTGTACGTCCTCGACGAGCCCAGCATCGGACTCCACCAGAGCGACAACCGCAAGCTCATCGACACCCTGGTGGCGCTGCGGGACATCGGCAACACGCTGATCGTCGTCGAGCACGACGAGGAGACCATCCGCTCCGCCGACTACGTCGTCGACATCGGCCCGGGCGCGGGCGAGCACGGCGGCCACGTGGTCGCGGCGGGCACCCTCGAGGAGGTGCTCGCAACCCCCGACAGCGTCACCGCGCAGTACCTGCGCGGCGACCGCGGAGTGCCGGTCCCGCATCGCCGGCGCGGCGGCGGTCCGGGCGCGCTGACGGTGCGCGGCGCGCGCGCGAACAACCTGCGCGACATCGACGTCAGCTTCCCGCTGGGCACGTTCACGTGCGTCACCGGGGTGAGCGGCAGCGGCAAGAGCACGCTGGTCAACGACGTCCTCTACCGCAGGCTGGCGCAGCACCTCCACCACGCCCGCGAGCGTCCCGGACGGCACAGCGGCATCGATGGCCTCGACGCGGTCGACAAGGTGATCAACGTCGACCAGTCGCCGATCGGCCGCACCCCGCGCAGCAACCCGGCCACGTATGTCGGCGTGTTCACGTACATCCGCGAGCTCTTCGCCCAGCTGCCCGAGGCGCGGGTGCGCGGCTACAAGCCCGGCCGCTTCTCCTTCAACGTCAGCGGCGGTCGCTGCGAGGCGTGCCAGGGCGACGGGATGATCAAGATCGAGATGCACTTCCTCCCCGACATCTACGTGACCTGCGAGGTGTGCAAGGGCCGCCGCTACAACCGTGAGGCGTTGGAGGTGAGGTTCCGTGGCAAGAGCATCGCCGACGTGCTCGCGATGACCGTCGACGAGGCCGCGGTGCTGTTCGAGAACCAGCCGCGTATCGCCCGCAAGATGCACACCCTGCAGGACGTGGGGCTCGGGTACATCCGCCTCGGCCAGCCCGCCACCCAGCTGAGCGGCGGCGAGGCGCAGCGGGTGAAGCTGAGCACCGAGCTGAGCCGGCGCGACACCGGGCGCACCGTGTACATCCTCGACGAGCCCACCACCGGCCTGCACTTCGCCGACGTGGAGAAGCTGCTCGGCGTGCTCCACCGGCTCGTCGACGCCGGCAACACGGTGATCGTCATCGAGCACAACCTCGACGTGATCAAGACCGCCGACCGGGTCATCGACCTCGGGCCCCAGGGGGGCGACCGCGGCGGCGAGGTGATCGCCTCCGGCACCCCCGAGGAGGTGGCGGCGTCGCCGATCAGCGCCACCGGGCGGTACCTGCGGCCGCTGCTCCCGGAGGCCCCCCGCCGCGCCGCCGTCGCCCGCCCCCGGGCTGCCTCCCGTCGCCGCCCCCGGGGCACGGAGCCCGCCGCCGCCGCGGTCTGA